One segment of Streptomyces sp. NA02950 DNA contains the following:
- a CDS encoding copper amine oxidase, whose translation MPERRLRRARLRVAAAIGASTLLGTVAVAAGPAQAAPKAPVKAPAPAADCSSAYKVEQELDGGTTWRMCWHYESKAGLVLDNVSYQPKGESAPIKVLTSAKLGQIHVPYDDGSNEYDDITGQDFAQGLLQLDPAECPGGTIKTVRVPDAWDPGRQNVKGLCATTRARGHAYRMTGEGNKVYQRQGKDLLLYTVNQVGWYEYITEWRFSGDGTMSMQVGATGTLSPMDYDAGDGRGWPIGKGAKDYATSHAHNVFWRLNFGLDGSPKSKVEQYDSKTTATSGQIPKTKTTRTQVTKELAGDAAEARWWRVVSTAGKNKDGHPRSYEIVPGHTTKYQGRGYTKHDVYFTEYNKCEQFASNNLRNCGRGAGKSVDKWVNGQSLKHPVVWVNIGFHHIARDEDQEPMPVHWQGFQLSPRDVTAMNPLTPPALSGHNGHTEEQG comes from the coding sequence ATGCCCGAAAGAAGGCTTCGCCGCGCCCGCCTCAGGGTCGCGGCGGCCATCGGCGCCTCGACGCTGCTCGGTACCGTGGCGGTCGCCGCGGGCCCCGCCCAGGCAGCCCCGAAGGCCCCGGTGAAGGCCCCCGCGCCCGCCGCGGACTGCAGCTCCGCCTACAAGGTCGAACAGGAGCTGGACGGCGGCACCACCTGGCGGATGTGCTGGCACTACGAGAGCAAGGCCGGGCTGGTGCTCGACAACGTCTCGTACCAGCCCAAGGGCGAGTCCGCCCCCATCAAGGTGCTGACCTCGGCCAAGCTGGGCCAGATCCATGTGCCCTACGACGACGGCAGCAATGAGTACGACGACATCACCGGCCAGGACTTCGCCCAGGGCCTGCTGCAGCTGGACCCGGCCGAGTGTCCCGGCGGCACCATCAAGACCGTGCGGGTGCCGGACGCCTGGGATCCCGGCCGGCAGAACGTGAAGGGTCTGTGCGCCACCACCCGCGCCCGCGGCCACGCCTACCGCATGACGGGCGAAGGGAACAAGGTCTACCAGCGGCAGGGCAAGGACCTGCTGCTCTACACCGTCAACCAGGTCGGCTGGTACGAGTACATCACCGAGTGGCGGTTCTCCGGCGACGGCACCATGTCCATGCAGGTCGGCGCCACCGGCACACTCTCCCCGATGGACTACGACGCGGGTGACGGCCGCGGCTGGCCGATCGGCAAGGGCGCCAAGGACTACGCCACCAGCCACGCCCACAATGTGTTCTGGCGGCTCAACTTCGGCCTCGACGGCTCGCCCAAGAGCAAGGTCGAGCAGTACGACTCCAAGACCACCGCCACCTCCGGCCAGATCCCCAAGACCAAGACCACCCGCACCCAGGTCACCAAGGAGCTCGCCGGGGACGCAGCCGAAGCGCGCTGGTGGCGGGTGGTGAGCACCGCGGGCAAGAACAAGGACGGCCACCCGCGCAGCTACGAGATCGTGCCCGGACACACCACCAAGTACCAGGGCCGCGGCTACACCAAGCACGACGTGTACTTCACCGAGTACAACAAGTGCGAGCAGTTCGCCAGCAACAACCTGCGCAACTGCGGTCGGGGCGCGGGCAAGTCCGTCGACAAGTGGGTCAACGGCCAGAGCCTCAAACACCCGGTCGTATGGGTCAACATCGGTTTCCACCACATCGCCCGTGACGAGGACCAGGAGCCGATGCCGGTCCACTGGCAGGGCTTCCAGCTCTCCCCGCGCGATGTCACCGCTATGAATCCGCTCACGCCTCCCGCACTCTCCGGTCACAACGGCCATACAGAAGAGCAAGGTTGA
- a CDS encoding ABC transporter substrate-binding protein has product MRRRGFLTGAMAAPAAAALLPGCAPGRRRADGGKVRLRFQSPAWQQESVEANKRLVKEWNAAHPDIEVEYVQGSWDSVHDQLLTSFEAGEAPDIIHDAADDLADFAYGGYLADLGGLLPRRLKDDIPPHSWRTATFGDGVFGVPFLQEPRVLIANRALLAAARVRVPTAQRPWSWEEFEDAAKTLTRGGTHGVAWPLKEPVSATLNLSLSTGGRVFHRGADGKVTIRFDPADQRVPRTIRDQVVRDRTASRTTLGMGGSDTLPGFFGGKYAMVPLGFSYRQQIAQQAPKGFEWTVLPSPAGLGGDLRQGVSPQTLSVAEDSPYREEAVRFIDFLLRPPHMVRLALGDWMLPTGTRALRDPALHTRRYGWATGTALARSLRPAPAQSVRGYPEWKDKVATPALQEYYSGAIGLDSLTDRLVKDGNLVLARYQR; this is encoded by the coding sequence ATGCGCCGCCGGGGCTTCCTGACCGGGGCGATGGCCGCGCCCGCCGCCGCCGCGCTGCTGCCCGGCTGCGCACCCGGGCGGCGTCGTGCCGACGGCGGAAAGGTCAGGCTCCGCTTCCAGTCGCCGGCCTGGCAGCAGGAGTCGGTGGAAGCCAACAAGCGCCTGGTGAAGGAGTGGAACGCGGCCCACCCGGACATCGAGGTGGAATACGTCCAGGGCAGCTGGGACAGCGTCCACGACCAGCTGCTCACCTCCTTCGAGGCCGGTGAGGCGCCGGACATCATCCACGACGCCGCCGACGACCTCGCCGACTTCGCGTACGGTGGGTATCTCGCCGACCTCGGCGGGCTGCTGCCGCGGCGGCTGAAGGACGACATCCCGCCGCACAGCTGGCGGACCGCCACCTTCGGCGACGGCGTCTTCGGGGTGCCGTTCCTCCAGGAGCCACGGGTGCTCATCGCCAACCGCGCGCTGCTGGCCGCGGCGCGGGTCCGGGTCCCCACCGCACAACGGCCCTGGAGCTGGGAGGAGTTCGAGGACGCGGCGAAGACGCTGACCCGGGGCGGCACGCACGGGGTGGCCTGGCCGCTCAAGGAGCCCGTCTCCGCCACCCTCAACCTCTCGCTGTCCACCGGCGGCAGGGTCTTCCACCGGGGCGCGGACGGCAAGGTCACCATCCGTTTCGACCCCGCCGACCAGCGGGTGCCGCGCACCATCCGCGATCAGGTGGTGCGGGACCGCACGGCCTCCCGCACCACCCTCGGCATGGGCGGCTCGGACACCCTGCCCGGCTTCTTCGGCGGGAAGTACGCGATGGTCCCGCTCGGGTTCTCCTACCGTCAGCAGATCGCGCAGCAGGCGCCGAAGGGGTTCGAGTGGACCGTCCTGCCGTCCCCGGCCGGGCTCGGCGGCGACCTGCGCCAGGGGGTGAGCCCGCAGACGCTGTCTGTCGCCGAGGACAGCCCGTACCGGGAGGAGGCCGTCCGCTTCATCGACTTCCTGCTGCGACCGCCCCATATGGTGCGGCTCGCGCTCGGCGACTGGATGCTGCCAACGGGCACCCGCGCCCTGCGCGATCCGGCGCTGCACACCCGCCGATACGGCTGGGCCACCGGTACCGCGCTGGCCCGGTCGCTGCGTCCGGCGCCCGCCCAGTCGGTGCGCGGTTATCCGGAGTGGAAGGACAAGGTCGCCACCCCGGCGCTCCAGGAGTACTACAGCGGGGCGATCGGGCTGGACAGCCTGACGGATCGGCTGGTCAAGGACGGGAATCTGGTGCTGGCCCGGTATCAGCGGTAG
- a CDS encoding Tat pathway signal sequence domain protein: MIHRHLGKVVAGAAVAVTAAAVMIGVTLPSSASGDEGPGGGGPQGSAAEQGQASPRPGVVESAPERGKKGTGRDPLTDDEMKRAQSLALSRGFRAESEDVKGKKGPEHLSTDLAELEPDEVGAAAPPRRADVTYYDYKDDTYVTKTVDLRAGKVEHTDTQRGVQPPPGHDEAVEAARLLINDKRGADLKEDFKDATGKTLTGPGQLTVTGFVYRAGEGNAGPAAVQDCGKHRCVRLFTRVVNGPWIDTRQLVIDLSDHSVARLG, encoded by the coding sequence ATGATCCACCGGCACCTGGGCAAGGTGGTGGCCGGTGCGGCCGTGGCCGTCACGGCGGCCGCGGTGATGATCGGGGTGACGCTGCCGAGCAGCGCGTCCGGTGACGAGGGACCGGGCGGGGGAGGGCCGCAGGGTTCCGCGGCCGAGCAGGGCCAGGCGTCGCCGCGGCCCGGAGTGGTGGAGTCCGCTCCCGAGCGGGGGAAGAAGGGCACCGGGCGGGATCCGCTCACCGACGACGAGATGAAGCGCGCCCAGTCGCTCGCGCTCAGCCGCGGCTTCCGGGCCGAGAGCGAGGACGTCAAGGGCAAGAAGGGCCCCGAGCACCTCTCCACCGACCTCGCCGAACTGGAACCGGACGAGGTCGGCGCGGCCGCTCCGCCCCGTCGTGCCGATGTCACGTACTACGACTACAAGGACGACACATATGTGACCAAGACGGTCGACCTGCGCGCGGGCAAGGTCGAGCACACCGACACCCAGCGGGGTGTCCAGCCGCCGCCCGGCCATGACGAGGCCGTGGAGGCCGCCCGGCTGCTGATCAACGACAAGCGGGGCGCGGATCTGAAGGAGGACTTCAAGGACGCCACCGGCAAGACGCTGACCGGCCCCGGCCAGCTGACCGTGACCGGTTTCGTCTACCGCGCGGGCGAGGGCAACGCCGGACCGGCCGCCGTCCAGGACTGCGGCAAGCACCGCTGTGTGCGGCTGTTCACCCGGGTCGTCAACGGCCCGTGGATCGACACCCGCCAGCTGGTGATCGACCTGAGCGACCACTCGGTCGCCCGGCTGGGCTGA
- a CDS encoding TIGR03086 family metal-binding protein: protein MTQESPIVDLGPAARQVTALLSGVSDDQLTARTPCAEYSVGDLLDHIMGLALAFQNAARKKAPEDAERSAPGQGSAARLEPGWREELPRRLDGMAAAWRDPAAWQGSTEAGGVTLPAGVMGLVALDELVIHGWDLARATGQPFDCDSRSAEAVIGLLSQSALEDRPKELFGAVVPVPESAPALDRAVGLSGRDPAWRA, encoded by the coding sequence GTGACACAAGAGAGCCCGATCGTCGATCTCGGCCCCGCGGCCCGACAGGTGACCGCACTGCTCAGCGGAGTCTCGGACGATCAGCTGACGGCGCGCACCCCCTGCGCGGAGTACTCGGTGGGGGACCTGCTGGACCACATCATGGGGCTGGCACTCGCCTTCCAGAACGCAGCGCGCAAGAAGGCGCCGGAGGATGCGGAGCGCTCCGCGCCCGGTCAGGGGTCCGCGGCGCGGCTGGAGCCGGGCTGGCGGGAGGAGCTGCCGCGGCGGCTGGACGGCATGGCGGCCGCGTGGCGGGACCCGGCGGCCTGGCAGGGGTCCACGGAGGCCGGGGGAGTCACCCTGCCCGCCGGAGTCATGGGCCTGGTGGCCCTGGACGAGCTGGTCATCCACGGCTGGGATCTGGCCCGTGCCACCGGCCAGCCGTTCGACTGCGACTCCCGCAGCGCCGAGGCCGTCATCGGGCTGCTGTCGCAGTCCGCGCTCGAGGACCGTCCGAAGGAGCTGTTCGGGGCCGTTGTCCCGGTGCCGGAGAGTGCTCCGGCGCTGGACCGCGCGGTCGGCCTCAGCGGCCGCGACCCCGCCTGGAGGGCCTGA
- the mgt gene encoding macrolide-inactivating glycosyltransferase, with protein MTASPRPHRAAHIAMFSIAAHGHVNPSLEVIRELVARGHRVTYAIPESFAAKVAATGAEPRIYTSTLPTDDEPEAWGTEVIDHIEPFLDDAVQSLPQHLKAYEGDEPDLVLYDITAYPAPVLARRWGVPVIQLSPCLVAWEGYEEEVGEPMMAPIRETERGRAYYARYRAWLDENGMADTDPDRLIGRPEQCIVLIPEVLQPHADRVDRSAYTFVGACQGDRSGEGTWHRPDGLAATDRVLLISLGSTWTKEPAFYRACLEAFGGLPGWYVVLQVGKHIDPVELGEIPANVEVHQWVPQLSVLRQADVFLTHAGAGGSQEGLACGVPMVAVPQAVDQFGNADMLQGLGVARHLPKEEATPEALREAVLALAGDPGVAARCAAVRERMAGEGGTRRAADLIEARLST; from the coding sequence ATGACCGCATCCCCGCGCCCGCACCGGGCCGCCCACATCGCCATGTTCAGCATCGCCGCCCACGGCCATGTCAACCCGAGCCTCGAGGTGATCCGCGAGCTGGTGGCCCGGGGCCACCGGGTCACCTACGCCATCCCCGAGTCCTTCGCGGCCAAGGTCGCCGCGACCGGCGCCGAGCCCAGGATCTACACCTCCACCCTCCCCACCGACGACGAACCCGAGGCATGGGGTACCGAGGTGATCGACCACATCGAGCCCTTCCTCGACGACGCCGTCCAGTCGCTGCCGCAGCACCTGAAGGCGTACGAGGGCGACGAACCCGACCTCGTCCTCTACGACATCACCGCCTATCCGGCCCCCGTCCTCGCCCGGCGCTGGGGTGTGCCGGTCATTCAGCTCTCGCCCTGCCTCGTGGCCTGGGAAGGCTACGAGGAGGAGGTCGGAGAGCCGATGATGGCTCCCATCCGTGAGACCGAGCGCGGCAGGGCGTACTACGCGCGCTACCGCGCCTGGCTGGACGAGAACGGGATGGCCGACACCGACCCCGACCGCCTTATCGGCCGCCCCGAGCAGTGCATCGTGCTGATCCCCGAGGTGCTGCAACCGCACGCCGACCGCGTCGACCGCTCCGCCTACACCTTCGTCGGCGCCTGCCAGGGCGACCGCAGCGGTGAGGGCACCTGGCACCGTCCGGACGGTCTCGCGGCCACCGACCGGGTCCTGCTGATCTCGCTCGGCTCGACCTGGACCAAGGAGCCCGCCTTCTACCGCGCCTGTCTCGAGGCGTTCGGGGGTCTGCCGGGCTGGTACGTGGTCCTCCAGGTCGGCAAGCACATCGATCCCGTCGAGCTCGGCGAGATCCCCGCCAATGTCGAGGTGCACCAGTGGGTGCCGCAGCTGAGCGTATTGCGCCAGGCCGACGTCTTCCTCACCCACGCGGGCGCGGGCGGCAGCCAGGAGGGGCTGGCCTGCGGGGTGCCGATGGTCGCCGTACCGCAGGCCGTCGACCAGTTCGGCAACGCCGACATGCTCCAGGGGCTCGGTGTCGCCCGCCATCTGCCGAAGGAGGAGGCGACGCCGGAGGCACTGCGTGAGGCGGTGCTCGCCCTCGCCGGCGACCCCGGGGTGGCCGCCCGCTGCGCGGCCGTCCGGGAGCGGATGGCGGGGGAGGGCGGGACCCGGCGGGCCGCCGATCTGATCGAGGCCCGGCTGTCCACCTGA
- a CDS encoding 3'-5' exonuclease, with amino-acid sequence MGWHRELLIGFDLETTGTDPRTARIVTAAVIEVKGGEPIARREWLADPGVPIPQGAVAVHGITDERAKAEGRPAAEVVDEVADALVAHWRRGVPVVAYNAAFDLSLLAAEVARYGLRPLSERLDGAETGPVVDPYTIDRAVDRYRKGKRTLEAVCGEYGVAHERAHEAGADALAAVRVACALAERHREVAGLELWDLHRKQVGWYAHWAADFQSWLRRKGTPDAVVDGSWPLREVGAAVA; translated from the coding sequence ATGGGCTGGCACCGTGAGCTTCTGATCGGATTCGATCTGGAGACGACGGGCACCGATCCGCGGACGGCGCGGATCGTGACGGCGGCCGTGATCGAGGTGAAGGGCGGGGAGCCGATCGCGCGGCGGGAGTGGCTGGCCGATCCGGGGGTGCCCATCCCGCAGGGTGCCGTGGCGGTGCACGGGATCACCGACGAGCGGGCCAAGGCCGAGGGGCGGCCCGCGGCGGAGGTGGTCGACGAGGTCGCGGACGCGCTGGTGGCGCACTGGCGCCGGGGCGTCCCGGTGGTGGCGTACAACGCGGCGTTCGATCTGAGCCTGCTGGCCGCCGAGGTGGCGCGGTACGGGCTGCGGCCGCTGAGCGAGCGGCTGGACGGGGCGGAGACCGGCCCGGTGGTCGATCCGTACACGATAGACCGGGCCGTCGACCGCTACCGCAAGGGCAAGCGGACGCTGGAGGCGGTCTGCGGGGAGTACGGCGTGGCGCATGAGCGGGCCCATGAGGCCGGGGCGGACGCGCTGGCGGCGGTGCGGGTGGCCTGCGCGCTCGCCGAGCGCCACCGCGAGGTGGCCGGGCTCGAGCTGTGGGATCTGCACCGCAAGCAGGTGGGCTGGTACGCGCACTGGGCCGCCGACTTCCAGTCCTGGCTGCGCCGCAAGGGCACCCCGGACGCGGTCGTGGACGGCAGCTGGCCGCTGCGCGAGGTGGGCGCGGCCGTGGCGTAG
- a CDS encoding aminoglycoside phosphotransferase family protein: MARGRRRGYGVADVAFTEERARAVLGAALPPYREGAAEARLLSFGENAVFAVDSLSLVVRVSRDLEVWDRAARELKVADWLAREGLPAVRPDRSYGSEQPLPFSGHLVTYWQRLPEPVRPAGPRDLAALLHMVHALPEPPAELSLELPRRELLGGVERWLRLAGDAIDPADAAYLRARRDDVAAAAAELTPRLAPGPIHGDALPRNVHIGPDGPVLVDLETFSSDLREHDLVVMALTRDRYGLEPAAYDEFTAAYGWDVREWPGCAVLRGARETASCAWVAQHAPDNPAARAEFARRVASLREGDPAVRWSAF, encoded by the coding sequence ATGGCGCGCGGGCGGCGAAGGGGATACGGCGTGGCGGACGTGGCGTTCACGGAGGAGCGGGCGCGGGCGGTGCTCGGGGCGGCGCTGCCGCCGTATCGGGAGGGGGCGGCCGAGGCGCGGCTGCTGTCCTTCGGTGAGAACGCCGTCTTCGCCGTCGACAGCCTGTCGCTGGTGGTGCGGGTCAGCCGGGACCTGGAGGTATGGGACCGGGCGGCCCGGGAGCTGAAGGTGGCCGACTGGCTGGCACGGGAGGGACTGCCCGCGGTACGGCCCGACCGGAGCTATGGCTCGGAGCAGCCGCTTCCGTTCTCCGGCCATCTGGTGACCTACTGGCAGCGGCTCCCGGAGCCGGTACGGCCCGCCGGGCCCCGCGATCTGGCCGCGCTGCTGCATATGGTGCACGCCCTGCCGGAGCCGCCCGCGGAACTGTCGCTGGAGCTGCCGCGGCGGGAGCTGCTGGGCGGGGTGGAGCGCTGGCTGCGGCTGGCCGGGGACGCGATCGATCCGGCGGACGCGGCGTATCTGCGCGCCCGCCGGGACGACGTCGCGGCGGCGGCCGCCGAGCTGACACCGCGGCTGGCCCCCGGGCCGATCCACGGGGACGCCCTGCCGCGCAATGTGCACATCGGGCCCGACGGCCCGGTCCTCGTCGACCTGGAGACGTTCTCCTCCGATCTGCGCGAGCACGACCTCGTGGTCATGGCCCTGACCCGGGACCGCTACGGTCTCGAGCCGGCCGCCTACGACGAATTCACGGCGGCCTACGGCTGGGATGTGCGCGAGTGGCCCGGCTGTGCGGTGCTGCGGGGCGCCCGGGAGACCGCCAGCTGTGCGTGGGTGGCCCAGCACGCGCCGGACAATCCGGCGGCGCGGGCCGAGTTCGCCCGCCGGGTGGCCTCCCTGCGGGAGGGTGACCCGGCGGTGCGCTGGTCCGCGTTCTGA
- a CDS encoding carbohydrate ABC transporter permease, with protein MSTVSRPPRALVVRRRAARAGQYLALLGYLVFLGFPLLWLVSTAFKPPRELASLHPGWFPDHPTLDNFRQAFDEQPLLRAGANSLLAALAAAVVAVAIATPMAYVMARHHRSPLSRAATGWVVVSQAFPLVLVIIPLFLVLKNLRLVDSLGGLILVYVVWSLPFALWMLAGYVRAVPRELEEAAAVDGAGRLRTLFSVTMPLLAPGIVATALFAFITAWNEFFFALVLLTSPGKQTMPVILTHFIGAEGVADLGPLAAASLLATLPSLVLFAVIQRRITSGTLAGAVKH; from the coding sequence ATGAGTACCGTCTCGCGTCCCCCGCGCGCCCTTGTCGTCCGGCGCCGCGCGGCCCGCGCCGGGCAGTACCTCGCCCTGCTGGGCTATCTGGTCTTCCTCGGCTTCCCGCTGCTGTGGCTGGTGTCCACCGCGTTCAAACCGCCGCGCGAACTGGCGAGCCTCCACCCCGGCTGGTTCCCGGACCACCCCACGCTCGACAACTTCCGCCAGGCGTTCGACGAGCAGCCACTGCTGCGGGCCGGGGCCAACAGCCTGCTCGCGGCGCTGGCCGCCGCGGTCGTCGCCGTGGCGATCGCGACCCCGATGGCGTATGTGATGGCCCGTCACCACCGCTCTCCGCTGTCCCGGGCGGCCACCGGATGGGTGGTGGTCAGCCAGGCGTTCCCCTTGGTGCTGGTGATCATCCCGCTGTTCCTGGTCCTCAAGAACCTCCGCCTGGTCGACTCGCTCGGCGGGCTGATCCTGGTCTACGTGGTGTGGTCCCTGCCGTTCGCGCTGTGGATGCTCGCGGGGTACGTCCGGGCCGTACCGCGCGAACTGGAGGAGGCCGCGGCGGTGGACGGCGCGGGGCGGCTGCGCACGCTGTTCTCGGTCACCATGCCGCTGCTGGCCCCCGGGATCGTGGCCACCGCCCTGTTCGCCTTCATCACCGCCTGGAACGAGTTCTTCTTCGCCCTCGTCCTGCTCACGTCCCCCGGGAAACAGACGATGCCGGTCATCCTCACCCACTTCATCGGCGCGGAGGGCGTCGCCGACCTCGGACCGCTCGCCGCGGCGTCGCTGCTGGCGACCCTCCCCTCCCTCGTCCTCTTCGCCGTCATCCAGCGGCGGATCACCAGCGGCACCCTGGCCGGGGCGGTGAAGCACTGA
- a CDS encoding carbohydrate ABC transporter permease yields MVLPALIPILLLSVGPLLYGVSLAFTDAQSGRTEPTEWIGLLNFQDLAHDTLFWESFRIGLVWAVAVSVPQFLLALGLALLLNQNLRFRWLARALAIVPWAMPEVVVGIMWRLVYHPEAGILGETLGTQRDWLGDLGTALPAVVVVGIWARLPQVTVVLLAGLSNVPRELHEAAAMDGAGAWRRFRTVTWPAIRPVALAIGALGFIWNINSFALVFVLTGGGPGGRTRLPMLFAYEEAFRYGQFGYAAAMGCVLVAVVSVLLAVQLVGRLTGDGR; encoded by the coding sequence CTGGTGCTGCCCGCGCTGATCCCGATCCTGCTGCTGAGCGTCGGCCCGCTGCTGTACGGGGTCTCGCTCGCGTTCACCGACGCCCAGTCGGGCCGTACCGAGCCCACCGAGTGGATCGGGCTGCTGAACTTCCAGGACCTGGCACACGACACGCTCTTCTGGGAGTCCTTCCGGATCGGGCTGGTCTGGGCCGTTGCCGTGTCCGTACCGCAGTTCCTGCTGGCGCTGGGGCTGGCACTGCTGCTCAACCAGAACCTCCGCTTCCGCTGGCTGGCACGGGCGTTGGCGATCGTTCCCTGGGCGATGCCCGAGGTGGTGGTGGGCATCATGTGGCGGTTGGTCTACCACCCGGAGGCGGGCATCCTCGGCGAGACGCTGGGCACCCAGCGGGACTGGCTGGGCGATCTGGGCACCGCGCTGCCCGCCGTGGTGGTGGTCGGCATCTGGGCGCGGCTGCCGCAGGTGACGGTGGTGCTGCTGGCCGGACTTTCGAACGTTCCGCGGGAGCTGCACGAGGCCGCGGCGATGGACGGCGCGGGTGCCTGGCGGCGCTTTCGCACCGTCACCTGGCCCGCCATCCGGCCGGTCGCCCTGGCCATCGGCGCGCTCGGCTTCATCTGGAACATCAACTCCTTCGCGCTGGTGTTCGTCCTGACCGGCGGCGGCCCCGGCGGACGCACCCGGCTGCCGATGCTCTTCGCGTACGAAGAGGCGTTCCGCTACGGGCAGTTCGGCTATGCGGCGGCGATGGGGTGTGTGCTGGTCGCGGTGGTCTCGGTGCTGCTCGCCGTCCAGCTCGTCGGACGGCTGACGGGAGACGGCCGATGA
- a CDS encoding SAV2148 family HEPN domain-containing protein → MSSGGLELPPGDGGPGGDGSTEAPPGAVSLVRPMEIGAELDWGADAWTEVRTRARRAGRAYIWLNLVEQRLRAVVGAVLRPIYEPVHGDDWVIAAAGPAGQEWVQRAVAVREVSRRKGYLLDPADDNVLSFLTLPQLRELLVQHWPCFEPYLDDRREVELALDELEVARNVVSRNRALSETVLAQAERASARLLEILGSGTGTPSADRLPIDAVEDLVGDRYADVVGVHSDRVRLQRQLPAEDLFEGARRLDAVGIGLNLLVQNYSGRRLVRLAESGCRARLLFLNPASSAVRRRERELGLKKGEMSRSVEMNILHMRRVRARLRDPGAFEIHVFDETPRFTAYLVNGDGTDGLAVVQSYLRKARGMEAPVLVLRGGGRGREVVRAGQDAGPAADGGLFGTYREEFESVWADSRPVS, encoded by the coding sequence GTGAGCTCGGGCGGGCTGGAGCTGCCCCCTGGTGACGGAGGTCCCGGGGGTGACGGCTCCACCGAAGCACCTCCCGGCGCGGTGTCCCTGGTGCGGCCGATGGAGATCGGAGCGGAACTGGACTGGGGCGCCGACGCCTGGACCGAGGTGCGGACACGCGCGCGCCGGGCCGGGCGGGCCTACATCTGGCTGAACCTGGTGGAACAGCGGCTGCGCGCGGTCGTCGGTGCCGTACTCCGGCCCATCTACGAACCGGTCCACGGCGACGACTGGGTCATCGCCGCGGCCGGACCCGCCGGACAGGAGTGGGTGCAGCGCGCGGTGGCGGTCCGGGAGGTGAGCCGCCGCAAGGGCTATCTGCTCGATCCCGCCGACGACAACGTGCTCAGCTTCCTCACCCTCCCGCAGCTGCGGGAGCTGCTCGTCCAGCACTGGCCGTGCTTCGAGCCCTACCTCGACGACAGGCGCGAGGTGGAGCTCGCCCTGGACGAGCTGGAGGTCGCGCGCAATGTCGTCTCCCGCAACCGCGCCCTGTCCGAGACGGTGCTCGCCCAGGCCGAGCGTGCCTCGGCCCGGCTGCTGGAGATACTCGGCAGCGGCACCGGCACCCCTTCCGCGGACCGGCTGCCCATCGACGCCGTCGAGGACCTCGTCGGCGACCGCTACGCCGATGTGGTCGGCGTCCACTCCGACCGGGTACGGCTCCAGCGGCAACTGCCCGCCGAGGACCTGTTCGAGGGCGCCCGCCGCCTCGACGCGGTCGGTATCGGGCTCAACCTCCTGGTCCAGAACTACTCCGGCCGCCGTCTGGTGCGGCTGGCCGAATCCGGCTGCCGGGCGCGGCTGCTCTTCCTCAACCCCGCGAGCAGCGCGGTGCGCCGTCGCGAACGCGAACTCGGCCTGAAGAAGGGCGAGATGAGCCGTTCGGTGGAGATGAACATCCTCCATATGCGACGGGTCCGGGCCCGGCTGCGCGACCCCGGGGCCTTCGAGATCCATGTCTTCGACGAGACCCCCCGCTTCACCGCCTACCTGGTGAACGGCGACGGCACCGACGGGCTCGCGGTCGTCCAGAGCTATCTGCGCAAGGCCCGCGGTATGGAGGCCCCGGTGCTGGTGCTGCGGGGCGGCGGCCGGGGCCGCGAGGTGGTGCGGGCGGGCCAGGACGCCGGTCCCGCCGCGGACGGCGGGCTCTTCGGCACCTACCGGGAGGAGTTCGAGAGCGTCTGGGCGGACTCCCGGCCCGTCTCCTGA